CGGCTCCCAGCCACGGATACGGCGGACCAGCCGCCGGGTGGCCCGCATCCAGCCCTGCAGGGCCCGCTGCGGATGCCCGGCGGCTACCCGCAGGCGCCGCTTCTGCAGCAGATGGCGCTCGCCCGGCCGGTCACGCTGCACATCCCCGACGACCGGGCGGTGCCGCTCGCGACGGCGATGCGCGAGATCTCGGCGCAGACGCGCGTGCCGATCCGCCTCGATCGGCGCATTCCGCCCGATATCACCTTCGCCGCCAGCTTCAGCCAGGCGCCCCTCTCGCTCGTGATGGACACGATCTCGCGCACCGGCGCGATGAAGTGGATGCTTCAGCCGGACGGCTCGCTGCTCCTCTCGCCGACCGACTGGGTGCGTCTGGCGCTCGGCCGCTCGGTCGTGGCGGGCTTTCCCGGCCAGCCATGCCCGAAGTGTGGCCGGGCGATGATGCCGACGTGGAGCTACTGCCCATACGACGGCCGGTCGCTGAGCCAGCGCAAGGGGCCGTCCTCGCAGCCGCCCAGCCGGCCGTAGCGCGGGCGCGCCGAGGAGAGCCGCGGGGCGCGGTCCTCGTTCCGAGGGGCCGCGCCCGCTTGCGTCTGGTACAATGTGCCGGAGACGACCGATGAGCGGGCGCGCGCGCAGGAACCTGGGCCGGGCGGTGGTCGCCCTCGTGATCGCCGGCGTCGTGTGGTGGGCGCTGCGTGGCAGCGAGTTCGACGCGGCGCGGCTGACCGAGGGGCTCGGGCGCGCCCGGCAGTACCTGGGCCAGATGTTCCCGCCGGACTGGTCGGTGCTGGGCAAGGCCGGGCGCGCGGTGGTCGTCACGCTGCAGATGGCCATCGTCGGCACCGTACTCGGCGCGGCCGGCGCGCTCCCGGTCAGTTTCCTGGCGGCCCGCACCCCCGCGCTGCCACGAGCCTTCAGCTCGGCCGTCAAGACGCTCCTGAACGTGCTTCGGGCCGTGCCGCCCCTCATCTACGCGCTGCTCTTCGTCTACATGGTGGGGCTCGGGCCGTTCCCCGGCGCGCTCGGGATCGCGGTGGGCTCGTTCGTGATGCTCGCCAAGCTCTTCGCCGAGGCGCTGGAGAGCGTCCACCCGGCGCCCGTGGAGGCCGTGAAGGCCGTCGGCGGAGACCCGGCGCAGGTGTTCGCCTACGGGATGCTGCCACAGGCGCTGCCGCTCTTCGTCTCGCAGACGCTCTACGCCTGGGAGCTAAACATCGGAGCGGCGACGATCCTGGGCGTAGTGGGGGCGGGGGGCATCGGCTTCGAGTTGGTGGCGGCGATCAACTACTTCCAGTGGCCGCAGGTCTGCACCTACGTGCTGGTGCTCGTGGCGATGGTCCTCGTCGCGGACGCGGTGAGCTACCACCTTCGCAAGCGGTACACGTAGGCGGGGCGGCGCGCGGCCGACGAGTGCGCCGAACCGTGCGCCGCCCGGATAGGGCCGCTAGCGGCTGACGGAGGTGAGGACGATGGAGCCCTGCACGCGCGCTCCGCTGGCGAGCGTGGTGTCCAGGAGGCCGCTGACCAGCCCCACATCGGGCACGAAGCCGCCGTTCGTGATGGCGAAGCCGTCGAACCTCTCGACCTGGCTGACGCCCTTGGCCAGATAGTGGCCCGCGGGGACCTCCACGGCCTGCCGGCCAGAGCCGAGCGTGAGCGTGTAGCTGTGGTCGCCGGGCGTCGTGAGGCCGAGGGGGTTCGTGTAGGAGAGCGTTCGGCCGTCCGGCGCCGGGTCCGGCAGGTAGAGGAACCTGGATGGCGGGTTGGCCGTCCGCGGCACCCACACGTCGTTGGCCGGGTCGATGGTGTCCGAGGCCGCCACGTTCATGCCGTGCACGAAGATACCGGTCGCGTTCTGCGATACGTACAGGCGCTGAGTCGCGGCGATGCCGCGCCCATCGAGCAGAAGCAGGTCGAACTTGCGGTCGAGCGCGCGCGTGTCGTTGCCGGCGGGGTCCTTGACGACGGCCGTCCCGGCCTGCACGGTCAGGGTGCTGGTGGTTTGCAGGTTCTGGGTTCCGCCTCCCATGCTGGCGGGGAGCGCGACCGTGCCCGTAACCCGGTAGACCCAGCGGGAGCCGGGCCTGAGCGTGTAGAGCGACTCGGTCGGCTCCTTCCCGCCGCCGCAGCCGTTCAGGGCGGCTAGCAGGACCAGCAGGGCGAAGAGGCGTTTGATCAAAGCTCGTCCTCCTTCTGGCGATGCCGCCGCGAGCACCGTTCGGCCGGGGCGGCCGCTCCGCGGGCTGGCGCGGCGCGCTCTCGCCGCGAGCCACCCACCCTCGCCACGCCGCGGCTGGCTACGGCCGTGCCGGGTTACCGCATTCCATCGTATCACCTCGCCAGTCGTTCCGTCAATAGAGGGGGCCAACTTGCGGGCAGGGGCGGGTTGCCGATGAAGAGCGTCGTAGCCGACGGGCGATCGGCCGGGATCGCGCTCGTTGGCGTTGACACCGGCGGCACCTTCACGGACCTTGTCTTTCTGGGCGCGGACGGGCAACTCATCGTGCACAAGGTGGCCTCGACGCCCGCGGACCCCTCCGTGGCGGTCGCGCGCGGCCTGGCGCTGGAGGGGCTTGCGAGGGACTCCACGGTAGTCCACGGGACGACGGTGGCCACCAACGCACTGCTTCAGCGGCGGGGGGCGCGCGTCGGCCTCATCACCACGCGCGGCTTCGCCGATGTGCTGGAGATCGCGCGCCAGCAGCGCGACGCGCTCTACGCCCTGGAGCCCACCCCGAGGCTTCCGCTCGTGCCGCGCGAGCGGCGGGCGGAGGTCAACGAGCGCGTGGACTGGCGCGGAGCTGCCGTGGAGTCGCTCGACACCGGCACCGTCGAGCGCGCCCTGGACGAGCTTGTGCGCGCTGGCGTCGACTCGGTGGCGGTCTGCCTGCTCTTCTCGTTTCTTCTGCCCGACCACGAGCGCGAGGTGGGCCGGCGCGCCGCCGCGCGCGGCCTGCCGGTGTCGCTGTCGGTTGATATCGCCCCGGAGTACCGCGAGTACGAGCGGACCGCGACGGTGTGCGCCAATGCGTTCGTGGCCCCGGCGGTCGGCGGCTACCTGGCGCGGCTCTCCGGCGTGGTTGGCGCCGCGGGCGCCGCGCGTCTGCGCGTGATGCAGTCCGATGGGACGACGGCGAGCGCCGAGGCGGCTGCCGCCGCGCCGGTGCGCACGGCGCTGTCGGGGCCGGCGGCGGGCGTGGTCGCGGCGGCGCGGGCCGCGCGCGCAGCGGGGCTGCGCCGGGCGGTCACGCTCGACATGGGCGGCACTTCGACCGACGTCGCCTTGCTCAACGGCGCGCCGGAGACGATGCGCGCCGGCGAGGTGGCGGGCGTGCCGCTCCTGACGCCGATGGTGGACATCCACACGATCGGCGCCGGAGGCGGCTCGCTCGTGCGGGTGGACGCGGCGGGCGGCCTGCGCGTCGGCCCGGAGAGCGCCGGGGCGGACCCCGGGCCGGTGGCGTGCGGCGGTGGCAGCGTGCTCACCGTGACCGACGCCAACGTGCTGCTCGGACGCATCCCGGCGCACGTTCGGCTTGCGGGCTCGGTGGCGCTTGATCTGGAGCGTGTGCGCTCGCGCTTCGCGGACCTCGGGCGCGCGCTCGGCGTTGAGCCGGAGGTCGCCGCCGAGGGCGTCCTGGAGGTGGTGAACGCGCGGATGGCCCGCGCGCTGCGCCGCGTCTCCGTGGAGCGTGGCCACGACCCCGCGCGCTACACGCTGGTGGCCTTCGGCGGCGCCGGCGGCCTGCACGGCTGCGCGCTGGCCGACGCCGTGGGGCTCGCGCGCGTGCTGGTGCCGCGCTACCCCGGAGCGCTCTCGGCGCTCGGGCTCGCGCTTGCGCCGGCCGGCCGCGAGCTCGCGCGCTCCTGGTTCGCCCCGGCGCTTCCGGAGCACGACGGCTCGGTACGCGCCATCGCCACCGAGCTGGAGTGGCGGGCCCGCAAGGAGCTTGAGGGCGAGGTCGGGCAGGGGACGCGGCTTCGCGTCGAGGCTTTCCTCGAGATGCGCTACCGCGGCCAGTCCTACGCGCTGCGCGTGCGCCTGGCGCCGCTCGCCGACGCCGCACGCGCCTTCCACCGCGCCCATCGGCGGCGCTACGGGCACGCCGACCCGTCGCTGCTCGTGGAAGTGGTCGCCGTCGGGCTCGCCGCGCGCGCCGCCGGCTCCCCGCCACGAATGTCCGGCGCGAAGGGCCGGCAGGCAGAGTTCCTCGCGGATCGGCGGAGCGGCCCGGGCTCGACGCGCGTGTGGTGGCGTGGCCGGCCCGAGGAGTGGCCCATCCTGGATCGCGCGGCGCTTCGAGCCGACGACGAGGCGCTCGGACCGGCGATCCTGCTCCAGGAAGACGCGACGACCGTCGTCGAGCCCGGTTGGCGCGCTCGCGTCCTTACCTACGGTGACCTGCTGTTCGCGCGGGGCGGTTCGGGTTGACAACGTGACGGCGGCTCCGATATACTGAACCCGCATGGTTACCGGGATCCGGTCGCCGGGGCTCGTGGGCGCTCCAGGCAGCCATCTCGGGCGGCGCCGCCTCCGGTTCCACCGCCGTCCGCGCTCCCCCCCCGGATCAGACAACCATGCTCGACCAAGGAGACATTCGCTAATGCCTCGTCGCCGCGCGCGGCTCGCGGCCGCCGTTTCCCTGATCGCCTCCCTGGCTTCGCTCGGAGTTCTCCCCCTCGTCGGCATCGGGCAGGCGGCGCCTCCCTCGCAGGGTCAGCCGGGCGGTCAGCCGGGCGGTCAGCCGGGCCAGCCGGGCCAGCCAGGTCAGCCGGGCGGTCAGCCGGGTCAGCCGGGCCAGCCAGGTCAGCCGGGCCAGCCAGGCGGGCAGCCGGGTCAACCCGCGCTCGGGCCGGACGGCAAGCCCCTCAAGGAGGGAGAGGAGCCGCAGAGCCCGATCAAGGCGCCGAGCCAACCCCAGAAACGGCCGCCGATCTTCGCGGACAGCCCGCTGCCCGACTACCGGGTGGACACGGACACGCAGCGGATGCCCGCGCAACCGGCCGAGGCGCTGAAGCTGTTCGGGTACAGCTACTTCGAGCCCGCGCGCGAGATCATCGACGCGCGCCGCGCCGCGCTCAAGCGGCAGGCCTCCACCCTGGAGGCGGCCGAGATGGCCGCCGAGGCCCAGGCCGCCCAGCCAGGCGCGAACACCGCCGCCGGCGGCCAGCCAGGCGTGGTGGTGTCGGTTGGTGGCGGCGCCGGTGCCGCGCCGGGGCCTCAGCCGGTCCGGCCGCCCGGCGATGCCTTCAGGGGGCCCATCGACCCGATATCGCAACTCTACCGCAACGTTTATGCGAGCGTGCCCGCCGACTACCAGCTTGCGCCCGGCGATGTGGTGACCCTCAGGCTCTCGAGCCCGACGCTGGAGATGCGCGAGCAGGACCTGACGGTGGACGCGATGGGGGCGCTGAGCATCCCGGAGGTGGGCCGCGTGGTGGTGCGCGGGCAGACCCTTGCCCAGGCTGAGAACGGCCTGCGGGCGCGGCTGCGGCGTTTCTATATGAACGCCGAGGTTGGTCTGGCGCTCAAGGAGCTGCGGACGATGTCGGTGACGTTGGGCGGCGAGGCCTACATGCCAGGCTCCTACTCGCTGCCCGCCGTCGCCACGCTCTACAACTTCCTCTACTCCACCGGCGGGCCGAACGAGTCGGGCTCGCTGCGGGGGATCGAGCTTCGCCGGGGCGGCCGCGTGGTGGCGAGCATCGACTTCTACCACTTCCTGCTCAGCGGCGCGCGGACCCAGGATCACCGGCTGGAGCCCGGCGACGTCGTCTACATCCCGCCGCGCAAGGCGCGGGTCGCCGTGCGCGGGGAGGTTCGCCGACCCGCGGTGTACGAGTTGATCGACGGCGAGGGGCTTGCGCAGGCCATCGAGTTCGCGGGCGGGGCCACGCCCTCGGGCGTGCGGCAACGTGTGCAGATCCTCACCGTTCAGCCCGGCAACAAGCGCGTGCTCAAGGACGTCGACATGACGGAGCTGCGCGCCGACCAGCCGGTGCCCGTGTACGACGGCGACACCGTGGACGTGTTCTCGGTGCGCGTCACCGTGGCCAACAAGGTCACCATCGAGGGCGCAGTCGATCAGCCCGGCGAGTACGCGCTGAGCGACGGCATGACCGTGGCTGACCTTGTGGAGCGCGCGCGAGGGATGCTGAGCGAGGCCTACCCCGTGCGCGCCGACCTCTATCGCTACAACCCGGACACCACGCTCGAGTTGATCCCCGTCAACCTCGAGCGCGCGCTTGCCCGCGAGCCCGGCGCCAACGTGGCCCTCGTGCGATGGGACCGCCTGAAGGTCTATACCCGGGCCGAGGTCGCCTGGATCGGGCGGCGCGACGTGACGGCGAGCGGCGCCGTCCAGCGGCCGGGCACCTACACGCGCAGCGACCACATGCGGGTGAAGGACCTGCTGCTGCAGGCGGGCGGAACGCTGCCGGAAGCTTACGTCGAGCGCGCCGTGATCCTGCGCCAGAACCCCGACGGTACCTACCGGTACCTGTACGCGAACCTGGCGAAGGCGCTCCAGGACGACCCCGAGAACAACCTCCCGCTCCAGGATCACGACAAGCTCGCCGTCTACCGGGTCGACGAGGCCCGGTTCACTCCAGAGCACACGGTGAAGATCCTTGGCGAGGTGGTCGCGCCCGGCCCGTACCCGCGCGGCGAGAACATGAAGCTGAGCGACGCGCTCAAGCTGGCCGGCGGTCTGACGCCGGGCGCGAGCGACCGGATCGTCGTGGCGCACGGGTACCAGGAGGTCGGGCAGCCCGCCATCCAGGCGACCTACTCGATGGCGTCCGGAGCGCCCAGCCCCGACCCCGTCCTCGCCGACGGCGATGTCATCACCATCCAGGGTAAGGGCGACTACGAGCAGACGCCGCGTATCGTCGTCGTCTCGGGCGCGGTCAACCGGCCGGGACCGGTCGTGCTGCGTGACCGCAAGGTGCGCCTCAGCGAGGTGATCCAGGAGGCCGGTGGCCTCACGCCAACGGCGTACCCGGAGGGCGTGGAGTTCGTGCGCTCGAGCACCAAGATGATTGCCGGGGAGCAGACCGAGATCGTCGGGGTCATCTCCCGGCTCAACGACCTGCTGAACCGCAACCAGTATCAGCGCGAGCTCGCCCGCTCCGACATCGATCGCATCAAGGCGATCAGCTCGGCCGGCAAGGGCGCGTCCTCGTTCTACATCCCCGGGATCGGCCTGACGGGCGACTCCGGCGGAAGCGGCGCCGGCTCGGCGCCCGAGAAGCTCCTGATCAGCCGCGACCTCGTCTCCCCGCCGCGCGTTCTGGACGAGCAGGACCTGACGCCCCGCGGCAACGTGGCGGTGAACCTCCGTACCGCGCTGCGCAAGCCGGGCTCGCCCGACGATATCCTGATGCTGGATGGCGACCGCGTTAGCGTGCCGGAGACGCCCACGACCGTGCAGGTGATCGGCGCGGTGGTCCATGCGCGCGGCGTGCTCTACCAGGAACGCGCGAGCGTGGACGACTACGTGCGCGAGGCCGGCGGGCTGGCGCCCGACGCGGCGAAGGACCGAATCATGGTCGTGCGCCTCGGAGGCGGCTTGATGCCGGCCAGGCGCCTGAAGGACATTCGGCCCGGCGACGTGATCCTGGTGCCGACGAAGGTGCTGGCCGAGCGGCTGGCCACCGGCGGCAACGATATCGACAACTTCTTCCGCTCGCTGACCACATCGGCCCTGCTCTTCGTGGCGGTGAAGAAGATCCTCGGCCTGTAGGCGCCCTCGGGAGCCGGCGACCGCGCACCGGCTCCCGACGCTTCCGCGGCGCACTGGGATACAACAAGCAGCCTATGCAATCTTCGGACCCTATGGTCGATACGGACATGCTCGCGCGCCTGGTCCGTCGTCGCTGGCGCGCATGGCTGTGCGCCGGCGCGGTCGTGTTCGCGGCCGTTCTGCTGATTTGCCTGTTCGTCCTCCCGCAGACCTTCACGGGGACGCTCTCGCTCTTCCGGCCGCAGCCGACCGGCCCGGGCAGCGTTCTGGCGGGCCTTGGCGTGTTCGGCTCGCAGGGAACGCGGTACTCGGGGGTGATCCGCAGCCGCCAGTTGGCCATGCAGGTGGAGGCCAAAGTTGGGCTGCGCAAGCTCTATGGCCTGCCGACGCAGCGAGACGCCATCGACCTGATGTATCAGTCCGTCCGCGTCGACGACTCGGAGCGCGACGGGCTCATCTACGTTCGCGTCGCGCTCCCGGGGCCGGCGCGGCTCTGGCCGTTCGCCGGCCGCTTCCGATCACGGATCAAGGAGGCAGCGGCCGAGGCGGCCAACGCCTATGGCGTCGCGCTCCGGCGGTTCGTGTCCACCTCGGACGTCGACCGAGAGCAGGTCCTGCTGCGCGGCGCCGAGGACGGGCTGGCGGAGACGCGCGAACGGTATGACGCAAGCGTGAAGCGGCTGGCCACCTTCGTTGCCGAGCGCGGCTACGCAGGCGACGATCCGGGGGCCGCCTTCGCCGCCGGGGCCAATGGCGAGCCCGGAGCGGCCCCTGGCGGCGAGACCGAGAGCGCGTCCGTCGCGCGGGAGCTGGAGGAGCTGTACAAGCGCAGGGCGGCGGCCGAAGTGGAGATCCGCTCCGTGGAGACGATGCTTCAGACGGGGCAGCAGTTGCGCGAGGCGCAACTCGGCGTACTCGGCACGCTCCCCAGCGAGGACCCGCTGCTGACGAGAGCCCGCGCCGATGTCAACGATGCGCGGGCGGAGCGCGA
The Chthonomonadales bacterium genome window above contains:
- the phnE gene encoding phosphonate ABC transporter, permease protein PhnE, translated to MSGRARRNLGRAVVALVIAGVVWWALRGSEFDAARLTEGLGRARQYLGQMFPPDWSVLGKAGRAVVVTLQMAIVGTVLGAAGALPVSFLAARTPALPRAFSSAVKTLLNVLRAVPPLIYALLFVYMVGLGPFPGALGIAVGSFVMLAKLFAEALESVHPAPVEAVKAVGGDPAQVFAYGMLPQALPLFVSQTLYAWELNIGAATILGVVGAGGIGFELVAAINYFQWPQVCTYVLVLVAMVLVADAVSYHLRKRYT
- a CDS encoding hydantoinase/oxoprolinase family protein; its protein translation is MKSVVADGRSAGIALVGVDTGGTFTDLVFLGADGQLIVHKVASTPADPSVAVARGLALEGLARDSTVVHGTTVATNALLQRRGARVGLITTRGFADVLEIARQQRDALYALEPTPRLPLVPRERRAEVNERVDWRGAAVESLDTGTVERALDELVRAGVDSVAVCLLFSFLLPDHEREVGRRAAARGLPVSLSVDIAPEYREYERTATVCANAFVAPAVGGYLARLSGVVGAAGAARLRVMQSDGTTASAEAAAAAPVRTALSGPAAGVVAAARAARAAGLRRAVTLDMGGTSTDVALLNGAPETMRAGEVAGVPLLTPMVDIHTIGAGGGSLVRVDAAGGLRVGPESAGADPGPVACGGGSVLTVTDANVLLGRIPAHVRLAGSVALDLERVRSRFADLGRALGVEPEVAAEGVLEVVNARMARALRRVSVERGHDPARYTLVAFGGAGGLHGCALADAVGLARVLVPRYPGALSALGLALAPAGRELARSWFAPALPEHDGSVRAIATELEWRARKELEGEVGQGTRLRVEAFLEMRYRGQSYALRVRLAPLADAARAFHRAHRRRYGHADPSLLVEVVAVGLAARAAGSPPRMSGAKGRQAEFLADRRSGPGSTRVWWRGRPEEWPILDRAALRADDEALGPAILLQEDATTVVEPGWRARVLTYGDLLFARGGSG
- a CDS encoding SLBB domain-containing protein produces the protein MPAQPAEALKLFGYSYFEPAREIIDARRAALKRQASTLEAAEMAAEAQAAQPGANTAAGGQPGVVVSVGGGAGAAPGPQPVRPPGDAFRGPIDPISQLYRNVYASVPADYQLAPGDVVTLRLSSPTLEMREQDLTVDAMGALSIPEVGRVVVRGQTLAQAENGLRARLRRFYMNAEVGLALKELRTMSVTLGGEAYMPGSYSLPAVATLYNFLYSTGGPNESGSLRGIELRRGGRVVASIDFYHFLLSGARTQDHRLEPGDVVYIPPRKARVAVRGEVRRPAVYELIDGEGLAQAIEFAGGATPSGVRQRVQILTVQPGNKRVLKDVDMTELRADQPVPVYDGDTVDVFSVRVTVANKVTIEGAVDQPGEYALSDGMTVADLVERARGMLSEAYPVRADLYRYNPDTTLELIPVNLERALAREPGANVALVRWDRLKVYTRAEVAWIGRRDVTASGAVQRPGTYTRSDHMRVKDLLLQAGGTLPEAYVERAVILRQNPDGTYRYLYANLAKALQDDPENNLPLQDHDKLAVYRVDEARFTPEHTVKILGEVVAPGPYPRGENMKLSDALKLAGGLTPGASDRIVVAHGYQEVGQPAIQATYSMASGAPSPDPVLADGDVITIQGKGDYEQTPRIVVVSGAVNRPGPVVLRDRKVRLSEVIQEAGGLTPTAYPEGVEFVRSSTKMIAGEQTEIVGVISRLNDLLNRNQYQRELARSDIDRIKAISSAGKGASSFYIPGIGLTGDSGGSGAGSAPEKLLISRDLVSPPRVLDEQDLTPRGNVAVNLRTALRKPGSPDDILMLDGDRVSVPETPTTVQVIGAVVHARGVLYQERASVDDYVREAGGLAPDAAKDRIMVVRLGGGLMPARRLKDIRPGDVILVPTKVLAERLATGGNDIDNFFRSLTTSALLFVAVKKILGL